In the genome of Myxococcus stipitatus, one region contains:
- a CDS encoding CheR family methyltransferase — protein MRDADCAELLRWIAPRLRLRPEGFRRVRGQVCKRMARRLAALGLTSVSAYRARLESDPEEWAVLDSLCRVTVSRFYRDARVFDVLGEALLPSLLESSPVLRVWSAGCASGEEPYTVSILFRLGLLPRSPEARLELVATEVDAGLLERALRGCYPRGTLRELPPAWVARAFPGPGDEPCLAPEYREGLVFRREDLRVGMPEGPFQLVLCRNVAFTYFAPPLQREVLAGLVSRLAPGGLLVIGEGESLPEGGVVLERVAGPLPIFRVPGLSAPAKHRRDVSSEGVTHSALREV, from the coding sequence GTGAGGGACGCGGACTGCGCGGAGCTGCTGCGATGGATTGCGCCCCGGCTGCGGCTGCGGCCGGAGGGCTTCCGGCGCGTGCGCGGGCAGGTCTGCAAGCGCATGGCGCGGCGGCTCGCGGCCCTGGGGCTCACGAGTGTCTCGGCGTATCGCGCGAGGCTGGAGTCGGACCCGGAGGAGTGGGCGGTGCTGGATTCCCTCTGCCGCGTCACGGTCTCCCGCTTCTACCGCGACGCCCGCGTCTTCGATGTCCTGGGCGAGGCGCTGCTGCCTTCATTGCTGGAGTCGTCCCCGGTGCTGCGGGTCTGGAGCGCGGGGTGTGCCTCGGGCGAGGAGCCCTACACGGTGAGCATCCTGTTCCGGTTGGGGCTGCTGCCTCGGTCTCCGGAGGCTCGCCTGGAGCTTGTCGCCACGGAGGTGGACGCGGGGCTGCTCGAGCGGGCGCTGCGGGGGTGTTATCCGCGGGGGACGTTGCGGGAGCTGCCGCCAGCCTGGGTCGCGCGAGCCTTCCCGGGGCCGGGTGACGAGCCATGTCTCGCGCCCGAGTATCGGGAGGGGCTCGTCTTCCGGCGCGAGGACCTGCGGGTGGGCATGCCGGAGGGGCCCTTCCAGCTCGTGCTGTGTCGCAATGTCGCGTTCACCTACTTCGCGCCGCCGCTCCAGCGCGAGGTGCTGGCGGGGCTCGTGTCGAGGCTGGCCCCGGGTGGGCTGCTCGTCATCGGAGAGGGAGAGTCATTGCCGGAAGGGGGCGTCGTGCTGGAGCGGGTCGCGGGCCCGCTGCCCATCTTCCGCGTCCCGGGTCTCTCCGCACCCGCGAAACACAGGCGCGATGTTTCAAGCGAAGGTGTGACGCACTCCGCCTTGAGAGAAGTGTGA
- a CDS encoding M3 family metallopeptidase gives MKRLTALTLSAALTAAGCTSGNMATQPSTPAEQAPAPTAPAQQAAPAPKPLPAPRTSELLSGTVETFTAACTADIERAQAQITALKKLDARKDGAAVLAAYDEAMGSLIASANRASLAREVHPQAPFRDAARECEQRVDATNVDISQDRGVYDALSAVDLSQADAPTRYWMERTLLDFRRAGVDRDDATRARVKALNEELLKLGQQFGKNIAEGVRQESFSPKELAGLPEDYLKAHPAGKDGKVVITTNYPDYFPFMTYAKDAKAREKMWRTYRQRAFPSNQEVLAQLIAKRHELATLLGYTSWAAYTTETKMTRTQQAAADFIDRLSTATQARAKQEFGELLARKKKDVPNAKTLEPWDHDYYEDRLRAERFGFDSQVVRPYFEYGRVKAGVLDITSRIWGITYRRAEDAKVWHSEVEAYDVLEGDTLLGRIYLDMHPRDDKYKHAAQFDLAQGQTGKRLPEGTLVCNFARPGELMTHDEVETFFHEFGHLLHAVFSGKQQWSGISGIRTEWDFVETPSMLLQQWANSPEVLKEFARHHETNAAIPAELVEKLRTSKEFGIGLWARRQLFLAAVSLDYYSRKPGFDTTAALLEQQTKLSPFKHEYRPGTHFELAFGHLDGYSAAYYTYLWSSVIAKDLETEFQKHGYLDRETAMKYRRTVLEPGGAKPAAQLVKDFLGRDYGFDAYRAYVDAAKAK, from the coding sequence TTGAAGAGACTGACTGCGCTCACCCTGTCGGCGGCCCTGACGGCGGCTGGATGCACGAGTGGCAACATGGCCACCCAGCCGTCCACGCCCGCCGAGCAAGCGCCCGCTCCCACCGCTCCCGCCCAGCAGGCCGCGCCGGCCCCCAAGCCGCTCCCGGCGCCGCGCACGTCCGAGCTGCTCTCGGGGACGGTGGAGACGTTCACCGCCGCGTGCACCGCCGACATCGAGCGGGCCCAGGCCCAAATCACCGCGCTGAAGAAGCTGGACGCCCGCAAGGACGGCGCGGCCGTGCTCGCCGCGTATGACGAAGCGATGGGCTCGCTCATCGCCTCGGCCAACCGCGCGAGCCTCGCTCGTGAGGTCCACCCGCAGGCCCCCTTCCGCGACGCCGCCCGCGAGTGCGAGCAGCGCGTGGACGCCACCAACGTGGACATCTCCCAGGACCGAGGCGTCTATGACGCCCTCTCCGCCGTGGACCTGTCCCAGGCGGACGCCCCGACGCGCTACTGGATGGAGCGCACGCTGCTCGACTTCCGCCGCGCCGGCGTGGACCGCGATGACGCCACGCGCGCCCGGGTGAAGGCGCTCAACGAGGAGCTGCTCAAGCTGGGCCAGCAGTTCGGCAAGAACATCGCCGAGGGCGTGCGTCAGGAGTCCTTCTCCCCCAAGGAGCTCGCCGGGCTGCCCGAGGACTACCTGAAGGCGCACCCCGCGGGGAAGGACGGCAAGGTGGTCATCACGACCAACTACCCCGACTACTTCCCCTTCATGACGTACGCGAAGGACGCCAAGGCGCGCGAGAAGATGTGGCGCACCTACCGGCAGCGCGCGTTCCCCAGCAACCAGGAGGTGCTCGCGCAGCTCATCGCCAAGCGGCACGAGCTGGCGACGCTGCTGGGCTACACGAGCTGGGCGGCGTACACCACCGAGACGAAGATGACCCGCACGCAGCAGGCGGCGGCGGACTTCATCGACCGGCTGTCGACGGCCACGCAGGCGCGGGCGAAGCAGGAGTTCGGCGAGCTGCTCGCGCGCAAGAAGAAGGACGTCCCCAACGCGAAGACGCTGGAGCCGTGGGACCACGACTACTACGAGGACCGGCTGCGCGCGGAGCGCTTCGGCTTCGACTCGCAGGTGGTGCGTCCCTACTTCGAGTACGGCCGCGTGAAGGCGGGCGTGCTGGACATCACCTCGCGCATCTGGGGCATCACCTACCGCCGCGCGGAGGACGCCAAGGTGTGGCACTCCGAGGTGGAGGCCTACGACGTGCTCGAGGGCGACACGCTCCTGGGCCGCATCTACCTGGACATGCACCCGCGCGATGACAAGTACAAGCACGCGGCGCAGTTCGACCTGGCGCAGGGCCAGACGGGCAAGCGGCTCCCGGAGGGCACGCTGGTGTGCAACTTCGCGCGCCCCGGCGAGCTGATGACGCACGACGAGGTGGAGACGTTCTTCCACGAGTTCGGCCACCTGCTGCACGCCGTCTTCTCCGGCAAGCAGCAGTGGAGCGGCATCAGCGGCATCCGCACGGAGTGGGACTTCGTGGAGACGCCGTCCATGCTCCTCCAGCAGTGGGCCAACAGCCCCGAGGTGCTCAAGGAGTTCGCCAGGCACCACGAGACGAACGCGGCGATTCCGGCGGAGCTGGTGGAGAAGCTGCGCACGTCGAAGGAGTTCGGCATCGGCCTGTGGGCACGCCGGCAGCTCTTCCTGGCCGCGGTGAGCCTGGACTACTACTCGCGCAAGCCGGGCTTCGACACCACGGCGGCGCTCCTGGAGCAGCAGACGAAGCTCAGCCCGTTCAAGCACGAGTACCGTCCCGGCACCCACTTCGAGCTCGCCTTCGGGCACCTGGATGGGTACTCGGCGGCGTACTACACGTACCTGTGGTCCTCCGTCATCGCGAAGGACCTGGAGACGGAGTTCCAGAAGCACGGCTACCTGGACCGTGAGACGGCGATGAAGTACCGCCGCACGGTGCTGGAGCCCGGTGGCGCCAAGCCCGCCGCGCAGCTGGTGAAGGACTTCCTCGGCCGCGACTACGGCTTCGACGCGTACCGCGCCTACGTCGACGCCGCGAAGGCGAAGTAG
- a CDS encoding R3H domain-containing nucleic acid-binding protein yields MTSSRVDAAAADDFRLWVEVLPEELRAVVRALAPEQVLEVVLDLGRVPEARLVDRVVKLRESPVGPEDLTKVMARVGPLGEDNRAGIERTLHRVSAIRNRRGQVVGLTLRVGRAVYGTIDMLKDLIGSGRNVLLLGRPGVGKTTKLREVARVLADDLGKRVMVVDTSNEIGGDGDVPHPGIGGARRMQVSRPDRQHDVMIEAVENHMPEAIIVDEIGTSAEAAAARTIAERGVQLVATAHGNTLENLVLNPTLSDLVGGVHTVTLSDDEARRRRTQKTVSERKAPPTFDIVVEMVSRDEVRVHADTAEAVDRLLSGKDVGGERRWRDMASGQVEVAPVLMRGTQPVATESRGATTPPGQAEGADAPGEATGTPLDVAGPVTEAHRTEERLPVPATHVETASAKVAPPVEPRASRFGPRPSEDSPDAAPLEDPRGLTRIYAHSVSRDLLQKVLRELPVEARLVSRMESADLVVTVRSKANDPRMRRVVAKTGARVESVKRSSTAELRRALKGFFNVLEGVDEDEVREAVAEAEHAVQRALSEGISVSLAPRQPRLRKLQHRLVSRYPLEAVSHGSEPSRHLVIYPLGAEVEAALAKEDVEGTA; encoded by the coding sequence ATGACCTCATCGCGTGTCGATGCCGCCGCTGCTGATGACTTCCGCCTCTGGGTGGAGGTGCTGCCGGAGGAGCTGCGAGCGGTGGTCCGGGCGCTTGCCCCCGAGCAGGTGCTGGAGGTGGTGTTGGATTTGGGGCGGGTGCCCGAGGCCCGGCTCGTGGACCGCGTGGTGAAGCTGCGCGAGTCGCCCGTGGGACCGGAGGACCTGACGAAGGTGATGGCGCGGGTGGGGCCGCTGGGAGAGGACAACCGGGCGGGCATCGAGCGGACGCTGCACCGGGTGTCGGCGATTCGGAACCGGCGCGGCCAGGTGGTGGGGCTGACGCTGCGGGTGGGTCGCGCGGTCTATGGCACCATCGACATGTTGAAGGACCTCATCGGCTCGGGGCGCAACGTGCTGCTGCTGGGGCGGCCGGGCGTGGGGAAGACGACGAAGCTGCGCGAGGTCGCCCGGGTGCTCGCGGATGACCTGGGCAAGCGGGTGATGGTCGTCGACACCTCGAACGAGATTGGCGGGGATGGAGATGTGCCGCACCCGGGCATCGGTGGGGCTCGGCGGATGCAGGTGTCGCGGCCGGACCGTCAGCACGACGTGATGATTGAAGCGGTGGAGAACCACATGCCGGAGGCCATCATCGTCGACGAGATAGGGACGTCGGCGGAGGCCGCGGCGGCCCGGACGATTGCCGAGCGCGGCGTGCAGCTGGTGGCGACGGCGCATGGCAACACGCTGGAGAACTTGGTGCTGAACCCCACGCTCTCGGACCTGGTGGGCGGGGTGCACACGGTGACGCTGAGCGATGACGAGGCCCGGCGGCGGCGCACGCAGAAGACGGTGAGCGAGCGCAAGGCGCCCCCCACGTTCGACATCGTCGTGGAGATGGTGAGCCGCGACGAGGTGCGCGTGCACGCCGACACGGCGGAGGCGGTGGACCGCTTGTTGTCCGGCAAGGACGTGGGCGGCGAGCGGCGGTGGCGGGACATGGCGTCGGGGCAGGTGGAGGTGGCGCCGGTCCTCATGAGGGGCACACAGCCCGTGGCGACGGAGTCCAGGGGCGCGACGACGCCGCCTGGGCAGGCCGAGGGTGCGGACGCCCCGGGAGAGGCGACGGGGACGCCCCTTGACGTGGCTGGGCCCGTGACCGAGGCCCACCGCACAGAGGAACGATTGCCGGTGCCCGCGACGCACGTGGAGACCGCGAGCGCGAAGGTGGCTCCGCCCGTGGAGCCTCGCGCGTCACGGTTCGGACCGAGGCCCTCCGAGGACTCACCCGACGCGGCGCCCTTGGAGGACCCGCGCGGCCTCACGCGCATCTACGCGCACTCGGTGAGCCGGGACCTGTTGCAGAAGGTGCTGCGCGAGCTGCCCGTGGAAGCGCGCCTGGTGAGCCGGATGGAGTCCGCGGACCTGGTGGTGACGGTGCGCTCGAAGGCCAACGACCCGAGGATGCGGCGGGTGGTGGCGAAGACCGGCGCGCGCGTGGAGTCCGTGAAGCGCAGCAGCACGGCGGAGCTTCGCCGCGCGCTCAAGGGCTTCTTCAACGTGCTGGAGGGCGTGGACGAGGACGAGGTCCGCGAGGCGGTGGCGGAGGCCGAGCACGCGGTTCAACGCGCGCTGAGCGAGGGCATCTCCGTCTCGCTGGCGCCGCGTCAGCCTCGTTTGCGCAAGCTCCAGCACCGCCTGGTGAGCCGCTATCCGCTGGAGGCCGTGAGCCACGGCAGCGAGCCCTCGCGGCACCTGGTCATCTACCCGCTGGGCGCGGAGGTGGAGGCGGCGCTCGCGAAGGAAGACGTCGAAGGCACCGCGTGA
- a CDS encoding DUF1592 domain-containing protein — protein MTSRLHERRRWLGLAGTGCLLLLAGCKGDSPPSARVLPETPQDDPPVQVAGCENTSIDPGRVTLHRLNRAEYDATVRDLLGDTTRPARAFPVDDHGYGFDNNADVLSLSPLLMEKYASAAETLIESAWTRGTLRTCALDAANPEPCARDILSRFARRAWRRPVTPEEVDRLLRPLALAKQHGDTPEAGVKLALRAVLISPHFLFRVETDPKPASKTPHKVNAFELASRLSYFLWSSMPDEALLQAAEQDKLRTPQELEAQVRRMLADPKAQALVSNFAGQWLFTRALDSAEPDPTLYGAFNDTLRRAMRQETELVFQEFLTGDHKLKDLLDAPFTFVNDALAAHYGLPLPGSTTPQRVDLSEHPERRGIFGHGSLLTVTSNSDRTSPVQRGVWVLEQLLCSAPPPPPPNVEGLPPPVNPTMTMKERMALHRSLPQCQGCHRMMDPLGLALENYDPIGRWRLKEVSGAPVDATGDLPDGNVLNGGADMRRFVKADPKLPECMTEHLLTYALGRGTSEADACAVRLIAASAEARGGRLSDYILAIVLSDHFTSRRGDTEAPSP, from the coding sequence GTGACTTCCAGGCTTCACGAACGAAGGCGCTGGCTGGGACTCGCGGGCACGGGCTGCCTGCTGCTGCTCGCCGGCTGCAAGGGTGACTCGCCTCCCTCCGCGCGCGTCCTGCCCGAAACGCCCCAGGACGACCCGCCTGTCCAGGTCGCCGGCTGCGAGAACACCTCCATCGACCCGGGCCGCGTCACCCTGCACCGCCTCAACCGCGCCGAATACGACGCCACCGTGCGGGACCTGCTGGGCGACACCACCCGCCCCGCGCGCGCGTTCCCCGTGGATGACCACGGCTACGGCTTCGACAACAACGCGGACGTCCTCAGCCTGTCCCCCTTGCTGATGGAGAAGTACGCCTCCGCCGCCGAAACCCTCATCGAGAGCGCGTGGACACGAGGCACCCTGCGCACCTGCGCGCTCGACGCCGCCAACCCCGAGCCCTGCGCGCGCGACATCCTCTCCCGCTTCGCGCGCCGCGCCTGGCGCCGCCCCGTCACCCCCGAGGAAGTGGACCGGCTGCTGCGGCCTCTCGCGCTCGCGAAGCAGCATGGAGACACACCCGAGGCGGGCGTGAAGCTGGCCCTGCGCGCGGTGCTCATCTCGCCGCACTTCCTCTTCCGCGTGGAGACGGACCCCAAGCCGGCCTCCAAGACGCCCCACAAGGTCAACGCGTTCGAGCTGGCCAGCCGCCTCTCCTACTTCCTCTGGAGCAGCATGCCCGACGAGGCGCTCCTCCAGGCCGCGGAGCAGGACAAGCTGCGCACGCCCCAGGAGCTGGAGGCGCAGGTGCGCCGGATGCTCGCGGACCCGAAGGCCCAGGCCCTGGTGAGCAACTTCGCCGGACAGTGGCTCTTCACCCGCGCGCTCGACTCCGCGGAGCCGGACCCGACGCTCTACGGCGCCTTCAACGACACGCTGCGACGGGCCATGCGCCAGGAGACCGAGCTCGTGTTCCAGGAGTTCCTCACCGGCGACCACAAGCTGAAGGACCTGCTGGACGCGCCCTTCACCTTCGTGAACGACGCGCTCGCCGCGCACTACGGGCTGCCGCTGCCCGGGAGCACCACGCCCCAGCGCGTGGACCTGTCCGAGCACCCCGAGCGCCGAGGCATCTTCGGCCACGGCTCGCTGCTCACCGTCACGTCCAACTCCGACCGCACCTCGCCCGTGCAGCGCGGCGTCTGGGTCCTGGAGCAGCTGTTGTGCTCCGCGCCCCCACCGCCCCCGCCCAACGTGGAGGGCCTGCCGCCGCCCGTGAATCCCACCATGACGATGAAGGAGCGCATGGCGCTGCACCGCAGCCTGCCGCAGTGCCAGGGCTGTCACCGGATGATGGACCCGCTGGGGCTCGCGCTGGAGAACTACGACCCCATCGGCCGCTGGCGCCTGAAGGAAGTGAGCGGCGCGCCCGTGGACGCGACGGGAGACCTGCCCGACGGCAACGTCCTCAACGGCGGCGCGGACATGCGGCGCTTCGTGAAGGCGGACCCGAAGCTGCCCGAGTGCATGACCGAGCATCTGCTCACCTACGCGCTGGGCCGAGGCACCTCGGAAGCGGACGCGTGCGCGGTGCGGCTCATCGCGGCCTCCGCGGAGGCGCGGGGCGGACGGCTCAGCGACTACATCCTCGCCATCGTCCTCAGCGACCACTTCACCTCCCGGCGGGGTGACACGGAGGCACCATCCCCATGA